From Natranaeroarchaeum aerophilus:
TCACCAGCGGAACGGCCAGCTAGCACGATTTCAGAATCCCCCCTGTAGGAGGATGTGAAACCGTGGTCTAGCCCGTCCGTCTCGCTGAAGAACACGCGAGCCACGTTCAGCGCCCCGATGTAATCCCGGTCGCCTTCGAACCCACACCGGGCGTTGTCACACCGGAAGTGCCCGCCCCACCAGTGTTCTTGCTGGTGGTCGGGCGATTTGCAAGTGTGGCCGGTTGAGCCACACCGGGGACACGACCGACTTGTTCCCTGTGGATAGACTCGCTCAACAGCAACTCCAGCGCAGTCTGCTCGGTATTCGATGTTCTCGATGATCTCGCGCCGCGCCCATGACGACAATTCCCACGACAACGTGCCTTCGTCCCCCGGTGGAGAGAGCGACCGCAAGTCCTCGTGGACAATCGAGTCCACGTCGTAGATGAGCGCAAGTGCGAGAACTTGGTTGGCTATATCGTGCGTCAGTTGTTCGCGTTTGTGCCGAATCTTGCTGTTTACCCGTTCGTATTCGCTCTGGATGTGTGCGAACTCGTCAGTATGCGAGCGACCATCACGGCGCAACGCGGCAAGGCGGTCGTTCAGTCGGGTTCGTTCACGGTGGAGCCGTCGCATCTTTTCGCGATCGGTGAACTGGATGAACTGTGGCGTAGACAGTTGTTCGCCGTCGTCACTGACCACCACGGCAGTCATATCTTTCCGCATTCCGCCGTCAAGCGCCAGTATGCAGTCAACGTCGTCGTTCGTCTCTGTCTGATCGACTTTGACGGGAAAGGACAGTTCGTAGTAGGTGTCACCGGTCTTTCGACGAGATGGCTGAAACTCGGGAGCCGAGAGATCGCCGTGGGCGAGCAGGTCATGAAACGTCTCGTAACCGTCACGCTCGTACTCCGTCCACGACCAGTCACCTCGTGTCTCCGGCGACAACGTGTCTGGCGTCTTGAGCCGGATGATCAACATCTCACTGTCGGCGTCGTACTGGTATTTGACGACTTGGCCGCTGGTTGGGCCGTCGTCCGCAGAGAACGGCAAGACGCCGCTATCGTACGCTGGACAGTCCTGCATTTCGAAGTACGTGGCTGGATACGCCCCGTGACGGTCGTAGTAGCTGGTGAGTTGGTCGATGAGGATGTCCACGTAGCCTGACGAGAGGTAGTCGCCGTCGTCCCAGAGCCGTTCTTTGATGCGACGTCGGTGGATGCGTCGGACTTTATACTCGGGCAACACGCT
This genomic window contains:
- a CDS encoding transposase; the protein is MSDHLSLPIRLPDEDDKRFERLATLTRRVANHVLENHWTPVHLDGIADASHQAWKYFDEHEPFDELDLYLPSRFRRCILQKVGETLRSHADRRDAFQSIQSVLPEYKVRRIHRRRIKERLWDDGDYLSSGYVDILIDQLTSYYDRHGAYPATYFEMQDCPAYDSGVLPFSADDGPTSGQVVKYQYDADSEMLIIRLKTPDTLSPETRGDWSWTEYERDGYETFHDLLAHGDLSAPEFQPSRRKTGDTYYELSFPVKVDQTETNDDVDCILALDGGMRKDMTAVVVSDDGEQLSTPQFIQFTDREKMRRLHRERTRLNDRLAALRRDGRSHTDEFAHIQSEYERVNSKIRHKREQLTHDIANQVLALALIYDVDSIVHEDLRSLSPPGDEGTLSWELSSWARREIIENIEYRADCAGVAVERVYPQGTSRSCPRCGSTGHTCKSPDHQQEHWWGGHFRCDNARCGFEGDRDYIGALNVARVFFSETDGLDHGFTSSYRGDSEIVLAGRSAG